tttataaggaaaaaggctcgaaagcctgtgagcaaaaacaaacccccacccccctctccctttcctattcgtccaaaaaagtaccatgtcgaccaatcaaaaaatgatatggcaacgtggcatctagttgttaagaaacggggggaagttttaggagtgacggcggtgttctgagatgtgagagatttgagacgtttagcgcaaatcttgtgtagttagtgtgtagttagtgtgtagttagtgtgtagttagtgtgtagtgtagtcaatagttttgttgtgtgtgtcagaacaatgaggcggctgctgaatgttacaggtgttacagcagtgatacatctcctgttgtcaggcctgcaggtatcaggctgttgttctcctttatctcatagtggacagaaattattttttggagtggcacaaataatttgtgtggcatcagatttgatgcagaacagctgattgttctgtaaatagtttgaaatgtttatttaaaaacgccttggctgcatttaaaaaaaatagctgcaaaaatctttgttgtttgccaaactgagttacttttttgaagaagtaactatataattaattgcccaacattggccATTATatactctctcccagaccacagactcataacacaagtcagagctttttttaaaaaaaaaaagaaagaaagttgtgttttcaaaattggagttcaagttatttttacttccaatagtgttaacatactacacaggtcatgaacaggattttttacattttcattgtaagtgggctaaagcagttaattaaaagtagtctaacataaatgtaaatgctgtaatttgattattttaataaatcatgtaacttggatggattagatgctggcgcgaccacagtgcacacgtctgctgtcgctcacagtggtccaagggacgctcagggagtttgtgtgttcgctcagacaggtgaaaaattagagggaacattgattgggggtcatatgattgttgggtttttctctgtatctattattgcaggatctactgtacaatataaagcgccttgcggcgactgttgttgtaatttagcgctatataaataaaactgaattgaattaaaaaaaacctaacaCAGTAAGATGAaccatacagggagtgcagaattattaggcaagttgtatttttgaggaataattttattattgaacaacaaccatgttctcaatgaacccaaaaaactcattaatatcaaagctgaatgtttttggaagtagttttagtttgtttttagttttagctattttaggggatatctgtgtgtgcaggtgactattactgtgcataattattaggcaacttaacaaaaacaaatatatacccatttcaattatttatttttaccagtgaaaccaatctaacatctccacattcacaaatatacatttctgacattcaaaaacaaaacaaaacaaatcagcgaccaatatagccacctttctttgcaaggacactcaaaagcctgccatccatggattctgtcagtgttttgatctgttcaccatcaacattgcgtgcagcagcaaccacagcctcccagacactgttcagagaggtgtactgttttcctccttgtaaatctcacatttgatgatggaccacaggttctcaatggggttcagatcaggtgaacaaggaggccatgtcattagtttttcttcttttataccctttcttgccagccacgctgtggagtacttggacgcgtgtgatggagcattgtcctgcatgaaaatcatgttttcttgaaggatgcagacttcttcctgtaccactgcttgaagaaggtgtcttccagaaactggcagtaggactgggagttgagcttgactccatcctcaacccgaaaaggccccacaagctcacctttgatgataccagcccaaaccagtactccacctccaccttgctggcgcctgagtcggactggagctctctgccctttaccaatccagccacgggcccatccatctggcccatcaagactcactctcatttcatcagtccataaaaccttagaaaaatcagtcttgagatatttcttggcccagtcttgacgtttcagcttgtgtgtcttgttcagtggtggtcgtctttcagcctttcttaccttgaccatgtctctgagtattgcacaccttgtgcttttgggcactccagtgatgttgcagctctgaaatatggccaaactggtggcaagtggcatcttggcagctgcacgcttgacttttctcagttcatgggcagttattttgcgccttggtttttccacacgcttcttgcgaccctgttgactattttgaatgaaacgcttgattgttcgatgatcacgcttcagaagctttgcaattttaagactgctgcatccctctgcaagatatctcactatttttgacttttctgagcctgtcaagtccttcttttgacccattttgccaaaggaaaggaagttgcctaataattatgcacacctgatatagggtgttgatgtcattagaccacaccccttctcattacagagatgcacatcacctaatatgcttaattggtagtaggctttcgagcctatacagcttggagtaagacaacatgcatgaagaggatgatgtggacaaaatactcatttgcctaataattctgcactccctgtatacagTCAAGTCAGTGTTGTTTGAACTCAAAGAAATGGGAGTCAGTAATATCTCAAAATCAAGCACCAAAGAGCTGAGAGCTCATTAGCTAAGTGACTTTTTTAATCATATAAGTTATTCAGAGACATCTCAGAGATTTTAGAAAGCCATCTGTAAAGACTGTGACTCATTTGAAGAGGTTTTAATAGCTTATTGTGAATATCCCTCGTCCAGTCGGGCTCAGCTTTTATCCATCACAGCGTATAAAATGATTTTCCAATGTGATTTCAATAATAACATCCATCAGTTCATTCTCTTATCCTTATCAGGTTAAGAGAATGAACGTAGACATTCATTAATGTCTACGTTGAACAGCAGAGTGCAGCTCACACCTGTACTTCCTGATGAAAGGCTCAGCGGCTTTATTCAGAGGAGTTTTGGATCAATCACACATGAACTCGGGTGTAACACCTTCCACTTAGTTTGGTACTtttgcagtaaaatattttctaCAATAATCAATTTGATGTGTCAGCAACATCagagaacatgaaaacatgtaaaactcttttattgatttaaaaaacaaaaaaaacaacatatttacagatttttttgtgGACAGTAAACATCAgttttgctttctttcattttaaataaaagacatGGTGCCTTTTCATTGGATAAGCTCTTCTGACTGGTTAatatcagttttctgtttcattGGCTGCTTCTGTCTCAATGGGCGGAGCTTCATCCTCTGAGCTGGTCTGACGTGCTGCTGTCCGAAACAAATGCATCAAATCCCGAAACCTGCGGGACACCTGAAGACACGAGAGGAAGTTAATAAAGTGAGCAGTCGAGAAACCGACTAATCATGCTGGGAGAACACTGAACAGCCAATCACCTCGCTGGGAGTCTTGTTGCCGAGCAGGCTGGAAATGGCCTGAAATGTGTTCTGATTGGCTCCTTCTTGCTGACATGTCTTCAAGATGACCCGGTCTGCttctctgaaaaacaaacagtcagGCCTTCAATAGGTGCCTCCTAACGCCTTTTCCTAATCACCTTTCCTTCGTTGAGGTGAAAGAAAGTACCTCGTCCACAGGATCACTTTCTCCCCGCTCGCAGTCAGAGAAATGTTTTTGGCACAGACAGGGAGgtcaggaggaagaggagctggCCGAGGAGGAGTGCAGAAGGCTGCAGACGTGGAGGAAGCTGTAGTGGAGGGCGGAGCTACAGAGGAGGAAGTAGACATCGTGGAGGTGCAGGCGGAGCTACAGAGGAGGGTCACAGTTAGCGGTTGCAGTGTCTCCTCTCTCCTGCTCCTCTTCGCTGCTGGGCTCTGTTCccttttcctctcctcctcttcttcctcgccctccacctcctcctcctcttcctcctcttttgtGTCAGCCAGTGGGAATGAgccttcccatgatgcatcacACCGATCTGTCAACACAAACAATAAAGTTatttaaagcaaacacacacctgTCTGCTAAACGACTAACAGAGGATCGTGTGACATACCTGGCTGGGGACTGTCATCGCCCCCCTTCAGGTCCAGGTCTTTGTTACCTGGTTCATCATGGGCAGCACTTATCTGAGAGTAGAGTGGGTCCAGACTCTTCATGGCCCTGGACACGCCCCCTGAGGTCTAGAGGAGAGATGAACAGGTAAGTCAGGTGTATTTCTTTCTACGCGTTTCACCCCTGGTCAAACATACAGACATACCTTATTGCCATGGCAGCGGGAACATCCTTTCCTCTTGTGTTTCTGGATCTTTGAATCACGACAGAGGCAGGGCCAGTCTTTATCGGACCAATCACAGCCCTGCAAAGAATAGTGTAAATCTGTCCAATCACAGGCTTGAAAACAGTAACAATGTAAATCTGACCAACCACCGGGCTGAAAACACAGCCAGGATATCAGCAGAAATAAGCAAAAAATCCTGGATCCCGACTTCCAAAAGATCTGGAGTCGTAACGGATCTAGATTTCCAAAAAACAGATGTGGAATCTGATTTTGGAGCGCTgtgatttgtgtttttctaccaACGACCTGCAGTACAGACCTCcactaaaagattaaaaaaaaggagctgGGACAGGAAATGAGCTGACCCCCTTCAGACCTTGTAGTTTCTGTGAGAGTCCATCTTCCTTCTCTGACGCCGGTTTGTCATTGGTTGGATCTTAtgtccctcctcttcctcttccagtTCTGGCAACGTCACCTCCTCAAACCCGCCACTGGCCCCGCCTCCTGAATCTTGGCTGACGCCCTCTCCACCTTCCAACCCGCCGCCTCCATCTTCTGGCCAATGGGTTTCTTCAAACTGTCCAGGATGTGCTGGAGGTGGGTGGAGCTCGTCAAAAAACACCCAGAATTCAGCTTGTAAATGGGTGTGGCCTTTGAGCAGCATAGACATCTGAGCTTTGAGCTGAAAACATGAAACAGCTGAAATTAGCACAGGTTAGTTCCACCTGTCTGGTTAACCTGGTTCAAAGACCTCGTACCTCGTGGACGCTGGTGGGACTGAGGTCCTGGCCTATCTGCAGAGCTTTGATGATCTTCTGGTAATGCGACGGATTGTCTCCAAAGCTGATCTCCAGCTGTCGCAGGAAACGCCGGCTGCGCTCAAACGCCTGCTGCTCGTCGAACTGCAGAAGCACGAAGAGTGAAAACACCGTTAAACATCTGGACCTGTTAACACAACACGTGACCTGCTATCTCGGCACATGCTCCATAATTCACAGGTTAGTGCCTGTAAGAATCGCTGAACTCTGACCGATCCTGTAGCAGCGATTCTTGTGACCTGTGGATGGACGGAGGCGTCGCCATGGTGTAAACTTGTTGTTACTGAGCTAAAAAGCTGCGGTGATACGGATACTTTCATGGAGCACATGAAATGAGGCAcgcccatatggaaaagaaatagaaaaaacttataaaagacttgcatcaaATGTGggctacttcatatagtgaatcatataaggcttatatgatttactcatgaaagtggccactttctcattactttcatatattgttgtagtaagtatccaaaacatacaagtttcatttatataatttttctagggatcttatatctgttttcactcttgtatgcttttcatacaagtttcacacaagacagatacaaactttataagatttatatatatcttttccatatgggcgGGGAGGTTTGTTTATTCAAACTGCGCTGCTCGAGTTCTGCAGCACACTGCTGACTCGCAGttttttacttcctgtttaagAATCAATAGTGCTTTGTTCTGATGTTGGAACGCCATCTGTAACTGCATGATCACGGCAGATTGAGTGCGTGCACTCACGTCTCAGCTCATGCGAACAGATGGGCGTGGTCCAAACATGCTCGAGCACGGCGGCCTGTACAGAAGCAGCTGTGTCAGCCTCTAGAGACAttcactgtcctgctggcagCTACGGCAACTCTCAAGGTGGAATGCTTTGCTGTATGAGGTAAATCAATCAGGGcaccttaaaaaagaaaacgatCGAGGATTCTTGTCTatggagcttggaaagaaaagcgtctggacttctttaagttgcttgaagacgtttcacctctcatccgagaagcttcttcagttctagggtcaaatggtggagagtcccagattcaAGCCCTGTGATCGATGATTCTCTAAAGAAAATCTGCCCTTTGTGAACATGGAGATAAAAAGAGTGTCATCCTTCAGCTGTTCTCTCGTCTCACTAGGAAACTCTTCACCCTCCCAACAGGTTCTCACCTGAGgagctctgtgattggctgaggcTGACTTTAACTTTAGTTGGAACTTTAGGAATTTAGGGATTAGAGAtttgtaaaaacacattttgaattcaTCACTTGGAGCCTTTATGAAGAAACTCAATGAACATGTAGCTGATGCTGAAATGCGATTGTGTGGGTTGCCATGACAACAGCAGAAGCCAGCGCCTGAGATCGTCATATTCTTTTGCTTTATTTAGTATTCAAGTTTGTGTACACTTACAGTGGAAAAGGATCATCTTTGAGTCCAgtgatacatttttttcttacaaaaGAAAGTTTCTGTGAACATGATTGTGGAGTAGTCACCCCCTCCGGGAGTCACAGGAACCGCAAGTTGTGAGCGGGAGAGACAAGACGGACTTTTAAGGCTCTTCAACTTTTCCACTGCTGGTTTACAAGGCGTACACGGTAAAATTATGCTGgttaatttgttaagcacttGTGCACTTTGTTAAAAGACATAAGTGTCTGAAATGATGTCGTAAGTACCAATGATATTATTTTACTTGCTTCTAGTTTTCACTGTGCTCCATGATTGTGAgaggaaataaaaaaggaatTGTGGACATCAGTACGAAGTGTGAATTTTTTGACCAGAGTTGATACAGAACACCTGGGCTGTACCTGAGGTCGGACTCTGATGTCATCAACAGGTAAACCAGCAAGTTTAACTGCAATGACAAAAACCACATGAGCTGCTCACCAGTCCACACAGCAGTGCCTGCTCAGGATGCAGGAAAGCGGCAAAGTCTTGGAGGAGGTCCGTCCGGTTTCCCAGGATGCAGCGCAGTTTCCTGAACAGCTGCATCACTTCCTGTCCATCTCCCACCTGCTCAAACTCGCTCAGCAGAGACACAAACTCCTCCACCTGCTCAGGTACATCACGCAGCGCCTCACGCACCTGTTGACACACAGGAGGAACATCATGAGCCCACCTGTTCTAAGGAGAGATGGTGATTACTGTTgccatagaaacagacaaactgaaGACCGCCCCCCCCCTCGTACAGACTGTACGAACTTCAACGAGCGTCACGCCTCACCTGTACAATtaaatgtcacttttttttaactcgATCCAAGCGATTATAGCAAACGCCGACTCCAACCACCTATATATTAGGTATCTTATTCTTATCTTATTCCAGTTTTTCTAATTTTCTATGTAACTTTGCACTATGCACTTTCTGCTGTAAGAAAACAAATTTCgtacgtgtgggactaataaaggttatcttatcatCTTATTCCTCCTGTCAGAGGAACAGCCACGAACGTTTTCTCATTGACCACAAGAAACGCAGGAAACTGAAAGGAGGAGGTTCGGACGcgatgatgtcacagtggctgGAGAGACCACGTGTGCAAAGACGGGAGCTCAGCGATCAGCGGGACGATTTACCGTCCATCGCACTGCTGAGTGTTGTTGCTCACCCTGCTGAGGTAACTCTGTGCGAACGCCATGTCTTTGCTCTCTCTGTGCGGGTCGTTGTCCAGGATGTTTTCGtcatacagcagcagcagtttggcGCCATCTTTGCTATGGCGCTCCTGACGGCTCCTCCTGAGGCCACGATGAGGTCGGCTTCGGCCTGCAGAGACAACAGGAAATAAGAAACAGGAAGTATTCGGTCACAGACGGCGAGTGTTTTAAATGGCGTTTAGACGCAGACCCACCTCGTCCTCGTCCGGGACACCGCTCCCCTACTCCTCCAGGTGTCCGCTCTCTGGATGGCGTCTCCTTGTCTAAACCTGCTTTGTTGCTCCGTCCCTCCCCTGAGTCCTCTCCTTTTggcccctcctcctcttcctcctcctcctcctgcgaCCCAGGAGAGGTGGGAGAGTGCTCCTCCTCTGAGTCGCCATCTGTACAGAGCCGCCGCTCCGCCGCAAGCCATGTCAGCTGCTTCATTGTCtcctaaaggtcaaaggtcagaggttatCCAAACCCTCGGCACCTCATGAGCATAACTTTTCTTTTCAGCCATGCttttctaaggagcttggaaagaaaagcgtctggacttctttaggttgcttgaagacgtttcacctctcatccgagaagcatgaagaactgaagaagcttctcggatgagaggtgaaacgtcttcaagcaacctaaagaagtccagacgcttttctttccaaccttcttagactacgatgacctggatgactgagaaccttcacagatatATAGCCatgcttttaatattttttaaacgaATCCAAACGCCTCCTCGTAATAAAAACAGACTTCACAGCCGAGAGTTACCGATATCCAAATAAGTGAATACCAATCATTCACAAACGTCTCCCTGAAAACGTCTGTCCTccagtttgttttggtttcatttaCAAATCAAACTGATCTTCATTAACGTTCATGTTTCTTCTGACTGTGTCctctggattcaaacccagctAAGGGTTTGGTGATGTTTCTCTCAGAAACACCGTTCTCAAACCCTCTGAGCATCATCCTACTCTTACTTAAACTTGATCATGCTGCTGTAATACAAAAATGTTCACTTTAGGATCAATAAAGTCTCCGTCTATCATCTCAGCAGCGGTTCGTGCTGATGAGCTTCTACTAAAAGTATAGGAAAAAAAGTTTTCTATTCCACTTCAGTTTCTGCCTCAGACACAAGAACACGAGAAAATCTTTAGTCTTTGTTTCCTCAAACCTGAACTTTTCTCTCTGTGCCGGAGTAAAAATACATGATCATAGACAATTTCTGACCAATGAGGAGGCAACCAATGAAATCcgtttcacttttatttaaacatcactaaatcacaacaacagtcgcctcaaggtgctttttattgtaaggtagaccctacaataatacacacagagagaaacccaacaatcatatgaccccctatgagcaagcactttggcaacagtgggaaggaaaaactcccttttaacaggaagaaacctccgccagaaccaggctcagggaggggcggggccatctgctgtgaccggttggggtgagagaaggaagacaggataaagacatgctgtggaagagagacagagattaataacaagtgtgattgtagggtctaccttaataagcaccttgaggcgactgttgctgtgatttggcgtgAGTAGTGGTTTAATTACTGCCAACATGAAGGCCTGCGGTACGTAGCCATTAATGAGCATAAACAACATCACCAAATCTCCAAAGGTGGAAACTTTTAAGGTAGACTTTATATTTACCTGTAACTCTGGAACTGACAGAACAGACTCCTCTGATGCTGATGACATCACttcttcctcatcttcatccTGTGTGAGGTCATCaaagtcctcctcctcctcatcatctcCATGCCGGTCCTGATCTTCGTCCTTGTCCTTCTCTCCACCGTCGTCTCTGGCTCcgctcctctcctccctctgtctcccttcctcttcctctccaccCTGCTCACTCTCACCTGCTCCACCTCCTTCCCCCCCCTCTCCTCCCGCTCCCCCTCTCCACTGCTCCTGCTCCTGACCATTGTTTTCTCCTCCATTCAAAGTGACACCAGCAACAGTTTCCTTTTCCTCCTGCTCCAGTCTCTGCTCATCCCgcctctcctcttcttccacATCTCCTGTACATGACATCAGGCTGAGTGTTGACACCAAGACCATGCTCTCCTCGCCTTCCTGTTTTAGCTTTTCCTGCTTAGAAAAGGCCTCttcctgctgctcactgattggCCCGTGGATGTGATGCTCCAAAACACTTTGGGGGGAGGTGGGAGGAGCTGAGGGAGTCCACACCATCTGGAGGAGGAGGCAGCCCGGCTTCAGTGTGTTTGTAGTGTTAGGACTCGTGAGAGAGGGAATGGGCAGGAGAAGGGCCGAGGGGGTGGGGCTCTCCTGTGCAGACACGGTTTGTGgtgtattttggccaaaaggAAAGCAGGACTGCATCACCTTGGCACACACGGGGTGGGCAGGGCCT
This sequence is a window from Oreochromis aureus strain Israel breed Guangdong linkage group 11, ZZ_aureus, whole genome shotgun sequence. Protein-coding genes within it:
- the gon4lb gene encoding GON-4-like protein, which translates into the protein MTAGFSLTMTAMRRLTEEDVCLLEVKCLRTDRGMDRHQQTGSPTDTQEEDATPVSGGQMMGEKAVTVETSDDELGRLDIDLDRKSRQLNLTSSNVRAILHEVITDERVVAMMKAAIRDTQDLPMFEPKIWTRSRLKQSLQPVNRGLSAVKKAPQFIDIELQDNEDSSDEEYCPDEEEEEEEEDTTEETFLSDADSLTSPPRMHLGSQNKSPTHLRMDSSLQRYEGSPHDQMSSTCAPQLLPPPESSFLERLKAVDEELDCSPSYTYGQSLDRKSDVDGGVDNGSSSLAYRTRSKRPLVDVPLGQLEAELLPPDITADMYDESSAQREEDRHWTKWLQGLMAPDFEEEAEDDDDPEYNFPEDLDEPDLEDYRTDRAVQITKKEVNELLEELFETLQEEEEVVAEEEEHEEEEPPSQTGPKFNVPQALRFEAPLANMLTERRQTVRKQYEAQQQRRALQDTTNHLTSTLKDTPTPPHNAIASVLVLPRRISPSLHLDHTQKLQLQQQLQQHVQLLTQVHLLSCHIAALNHEASITKRYLEELQHFARHQEQGCAFSCFRACNLQGALDLLHEVEQRDEPPPAPPTRASRRWLPQMTPATNSLAFPLLPADTAWLFATRPVFLYPELLPVCSLDPALHSKNLRTLYTPGEDGLIALGLKHFEGAFQSDELISSHLLCKSRWNFRKHVREMSGPRAPDNVIKTFVTKGVVPPLPLACSRVQPEDQRPPVDRDGENMPNWLKNSRPSIQKTRSDACYPPWLPPGCTLRLHPNYINRYRPRPRTHRRVFTLAHNESLLPLAKAQEDLPVEPDGEKQVDMHFLPVSGVTLLSAPTTVSGALPLAPASICGAVPLTAVHPGPAHPVCAKVMQSCFPFGQNTPQTVSAQESPTPSALLLPIPSLTSPNTTNTLKPGCLLLQMVWTPSAPPTSPQSVLEHHIHGPISEQQEEAFSKQEKLKQEGEESMVLVSTLSLMSCTGDVEEEERRDEQRLEQEEKETVAGVTLNGGENNGQEQEQWRGGAGGEGGEGGGAGESEQGGEEEEGRQREERSGARDDGGEKDKDEDQDRHGDDEEEEDFDDLTQDEDEEEVMSSASEESVLSVPELQETMKQLTWLAAERRLCTDGDSEEEHSPTSPGSQEEEEEEEEGPKGEDSGEGRSNKAGLDKETPSRERTPGGVGERCPGRGRGRSRPHRGLRRSRQERHSKDGAKLLLLYDENILDNDPHRESKDMAFAQSYLSRVREALRDVPEQVEEFVSLLSEFEQVGDGQEVMQLFRKLRCILGNRTDLLQDFAAFLHPEQALLCGLFDEQQAFERSRRFLRQLEISFGDNPSHYQKIIKALQIGQDLSPTSVHELKAQMSMLLKGHTHLQAEFWVFFDELHPPPAHPGQFEETHWPEDGGGGLEGGEGVSQDSGGGASGGFEEVTLPELEEEEEGHKIQPMTNRRQRRKMDSHRNYKGCDWSDKDWPCLCRDSKIQKHKRKGCSRCHGNKTSGGVSRAMKSLDPLYSQISAAHDEPGNKDLDLKGGDDSPQPDRCDASWEGSFPLADTKEEEEEEEVEGEEEEEERKREQSPAAKRSRREETLQPLTVTLLCSSACTSTMSTSSSVAPPSTTASSTSAAFCTPPRPAPLPPDLPVCAKNISLTASGEKVILWTREADRVILKTCQQEGANQNTFQAISSLLGNKTPSEVSRRFRDLMHLFRTAARQTSSEDEAPPIETEAANETEN